One Malus sylvestris chromosome 14, drMalSylv7.2, whole genome shotgun sequence DNA segment encodes these proteins:
- the LOC126598817 gene encoding uncharacterized protein LOC126598817, which yields MREFCRGEIIRPATTRFATNYIALNSLLKKKAGLKQLFTSDDWANHNFSRSNTGRMVESIVLDHAFWSQTEHVCQVFEPLYKVLRIVDTEVYPTMGAVYELMRVVKDELERKHGARWVVKIIEDRWYKTLYHDLHAAAYYLNPRYQYRPGVGDDGNLIRVVHNVYSKLDPASPAVGQFGNELTWFKDARRTFGEPTSVAARTNMSPTEWWIMYGTDAPTVRKLAIKVLSQTASSSACERNWSTFALIHTKQRNKLAHSSLEKLVYCYYNMKLQIRDKEAEIDHVDRGDPLDVFDIVGEDDDTEGNQLFQWIRPLHLDDDEGNPAPRVAEEARNEGINVERVLEEEVGSSSADSFEELLHPRPSNTGIPHFSNPTQPQHRADTNDSSSTRSGDSPTTGGGNDEGHSGAGGSGARGSGGGYGNYYGPPPPGYMSPFTGEANFTHATQDDDHGSRRAGPGIGAIGKDYTRRERGKGILSSQEDDSLSRTSDSVGLGSSNYGYTHNQPFPYPSYPIPVGMESSDSWNQSQPQSSNDFSYGQPQPISDPYGWHINNYMQNYFGDLSFDNYSSQYTHSTHRDDEDSDKFEPHRNSMWY from the exons atgcgtgaattttgcagaggagaaattattcgtccagctaccactcgattcgctacaaactatattgcattaaacagcctactcaagaagaaagcagggttgaagcaactattcactagtgacgattgggccaaccacaatttcagccgctcaaatacaggtcgtatggtggaaagtatagtgcttgatcatgctttttggagtcaaacagaacatgtgtgtcaagtgtttgaacctctttacaaagttttacggatcgttgacacagaagtgtatcctactatgggggcagtatatgagttgatgcgtgtagtgaaggatgaattggaaagaaaacatggtgcaaggtgggtcgtaaaaataattgaagaccgatggtataaaacattataccacgatttgcatgcagcag catattatttgaatccccgataccaatacagacccggtgttggagatgatggtaaccttatacgtgttgtacataatgtatactctaaattagaccctgcatcaccagcagttggccaatttggaaatgag ctaacatggtttaaagatgcaagaagaacatttggagaaccaacatcagttgctgctcgaacaaatatgtctccta ctgaatggtggatcatgtatgggaccgatgcaccaactgtgagaaagttagcaataaaagtattatcacaaacagcttcctcatctgcttgtgaaagaaattggagcacatttgcactcatacacacaaagcaaagaaataagttggctcatagtagcttggaaaaattagtttattgctactacaacatgaagcttcaaattcgagataaggaagcagaaatcgatcatgtcgaccgtggtgacccactagatgtgtttgatattgttggtgaagatgatgatacagagggtaaccaactttttcaatggattagacctcttcatttagatgatgatgaaggcaacccagctcccagagttgctgaagaagcacgtaatgaagggataaatgtagaaagagtattagaggaggaggtgggatctagcagcgctgactctttcgAAGAACTTTTGCACCCAAGACCAagcaacactggaattccacatttttccaatcctacacaaccacaacatcgtgctgatactaatgatagctctagtacaagatcaggagactcacctaccaccggaggtgggaatgatgaaggacatagtggagctggaggtagtggagctagaggtagtggtggtggatatggaaactattatggaccaccacctcccggatatatgagccccttcactggtgaggcaaacttcacgcatgcaacacaggatgatgaccatggcagtaggcgggcaggaccaggaattggtgccatagggaaggactatactcgcagagaaagaggcaaagggattttgtcaagtcaagaagatgactcgttatctagaacttcagactctgttggattgggaagtagtaactatggttatactcataaccaaccatttccctacccttcatatcccattcctgttgggatggaatcgagcgactcatggaatcAATCTcagcctcaatcttcaaatgatttttcttatggacaacctcaaccaatctcggatccatatgggtggcatattaacaattacatgcaaaactattttggggatttatcatttgataactactcttcacaatacactcattctacacatagagatgatgaagatagtgacaaatttgaacctcataggaactctatgtggtactaa